tgggacggtgtatttacgggggaggtgccgccgaaatttcggctagaaaataagtgaacttatttggaagattaaggcaagtgttggttaagagtgaattcttaaagctttatggttgatatttggtaaatgtgaccaaattgcggcttttggcaaacttggaggCCGGGATTGGAaaagcttaaggagcggaaaaggtatgtaaggcttaccctttctttctttggcatgtcctagatgtaataagcttgaatacgtgcttcggggaccctccaattctagaagtccgaggttgaatttagttactattctttcggtagaattgaactaactaatttacgctttattgtaaagaaatgtccaaacatccgtaacttttgaaaacgaaaatGGAATgcctttgtcacaccccaatttccgttagggcgtgacgggcacccgacccttacttagggccgagcgaacccgccgactaacgtaacactcatacccatgtctgggcccacaaaacatagcatacacacgtaatgaaaattttcagaatacaaacatacctttcgttttttttttttaaaaccaaataaaatatgcAAAATAAGGCATACAAAGattacttcggcttatatagccgcttgccaaacacatcggtaacataatacatacaaacacactaCTTACGTAGCGCTCACAAACAGACCCGAcgtatcatacactcgactgcgtccgcaaagtctctatcataacttcgaacaccatacaaagtaCTCGACTCAAAAGACcctgaggaaatggagctcgccaatccaagcTGGAGCATCTTCgctagcatcaccgactcatccgtgggtacctgcgtggcatgaaacgcagcccccgaagaaagggggtcagtacgaaatatgtactgagcatgtaaggcatagcatacatcaaacgaggtcataactaaagtaggaagtacagaaagtgaagtcgtaataacacaactatctaagtacttacatccgacacacaaatcatgcatactcataccgaacgcatcgtaatgtcatatggaatgacaagaaccgatgtgggatccgcctcatcatcggtgatcaaactcatatcatcggagaacaaactcatcacacatcatcacatatcaaatgcggtccataggaccgggGACGTAACGTGGTCACcacctatccggcgccacaacacggcTATAACTccttaagatttcaaatctccgtatcccgaacacacacatcatcacaacacatcataagccatatcacaaagataacttcataaacggaaccggccctatggcgaggtctcggaaccgtaacacgaagATAacccgaatatatcatagtgcgcacgatcatataccggccgggatccgtgaaagaggtaacacaaaacgcacgaacagatcgtaagtaaccacacgcacatcagacatcatcacagactcaaccgaataatcaaaacgaaccccttttttttttttttgaaaatccaaaaccatagtcaaaactagttttctcccgaatctcgctcgggcatatcaaaccgaactttagaaaccatTGTTACGCGTCAAAGTTATAGGCGTAAAAtctttatttccaactcgacgaAAAAATagataatcatagtgaagaaaatgttaaattttccgaaaaatccataaaggtagcatagaaaggccgcgggccccacggacgggtgtcgacccccgtccgagcccgactacgaggggtaggggagagtgatgccttatgaacttacatattatgttttagggcgtttcgaggtcgtatgcaaaagttacggacgtttgaagtttcgaagtcgtttaagaacaagtttcttttgaaaacaaaattcttttgaaaatagaattctttttgaaaccttaaaagtttaatcctacaaacgacataagggtcataattCAACCGCgctaaagatacgaacatcaaggaacttatacgaatcgcttacacaatatttcaaacctAACCATATCACGACATACAAACCTGACTTCGACCGTACTAAAGATACCAACaagacaagcaaatacgattcacaaacatacttgaattttacgaatggaattacccgaggcacatattatgtcataccttaatttcgtctaagacatgccaaaaagaaaagaagggtaagcttcacatacctcggctgcttcctacgctaatccaaactcaagtctcgtcttctcaagatctacaacaacatcaataggcatcgaacattagtcatacgcactaaagaatccaattccaaaccattactttttctacagaatttttgggcagcacttccctatAACTTgaacgccccgagaatttaactcggccaaatcttcaacaacaataccaacaaccattccaacaacatcaataagtaatttcaaacgcattctagcacTAACAAGTCGTTCCCACATTCTTTGataacattccaattatattcaacttaactacatatttccaaactaatatcaacaatcgcatatttaattcacattagctagcaaaacagcccgcacaactATAGCTTCGACTTGTAGcattaaaacttcattctacatcatataattcacaacgacgacaaccaaatgccaaatgaaaataagtcattcCTTGTcttaccaaaacagcccattttcgaCCACTCCTCAACCTACAccattccataagtttcattcactttctacacattaccataacacacaaacatgttgtatacaattaaatcactatcatcacacaatacacacacacacggccaaccttcaactttcacaactcaactttaacatccatattttcatgattttaattcattttcacaccccacaacaacacacaaacatgcacaacaatcaaattacactaaataaaatttgttcttcaTGTTTACTCCAACACctcactcacggccacaacaactacaccatatttttctgaacttatttcattcctacactccacaacatgtacaaatcattcacaacacatgaaaaataagactaaatctcaccttcttttcttccccttctccattcggccaaggtatgGCTTGGCAAGAACAAAGGCCTTTCTTGATTCTACAacaacttcatgttgtttagcatcTTCAAggagtggaaaacatagaagaaacaatttttcttgatcaatattttggtcttcatatttttttccttggccgtttttttctctctctctctctcttgatgcttcatgaattttctaggagataagaatgatgaagatgacttacttagtcatcttttatggcCACACAAAATTTCCACatatggccctatggcccacacacacacatggccattttcaaataatggccaactttccataattcttttttggtcccaaaatttttccaactttcattctctactttttttccttattccaatcttacccttaacacttcatacccacaaatgaatatgcgacttatgcattgagacaaaatcaacaaaaccggaaattaaaagtcttgtccatacctcgtcgcaaccaacttagaatattccgacgtacaaagtacggggtgtaacagccttgaaatcttcgaggatagtctaatgagacataatgaccatgtttttatgttcgttacccgacttgacccgaggtgggcccacattccccgagacctaattgcACTGTTCTatttgccctatgtccgtaagataactaaggaaacctttgactttcgTTCTGAATTTAAAATAAGTATCCGGTAATTTGGATAtgagcattttggtttgactatccggATATAAACACTTCGacacgaatgatctgatatgaatattctgatataagcattctgatgTAAGATTCTGAAATagaaattctgatataagtattcggatataagtattgtgatataagtatttgatacaagtattttgatatgaacattctctgtaagctttaatgttcttcatacacgatcctggatcgcttgaaaagtccgaagaggtttctgcgcttcaaatgtccataactttctgatactaattcggaaggacccgaaacttgcttacggatcttcatatgtcggtaagtgtacgtatccatcgagtctggatttatatgcatatggtttctcacgactctgctcgtgcatggcttTAATGTATCTTtcccgagtccgggccggggcatgttatgttctcgtgcgtactctacggtatgattcgattcaccgagtccgggccaggacatgttctcgtgcgcatctcattgcattattcaccgagtccatcgtacttgcgggccgggacacgttatctgtgtatgtttatgatgatacggggatggcggccaggatggcatttgatattatccacgAGACCCGcgtagagggcgggacacgttatgtatatttggcaCGGGATTCGATCCgcatgattctacattaccgagtcccttaacaaaggcgggacacgttatttgcatatatgacatatgagtaCATTTATATATGAtcctactcaccgagtcccttatacgagggcgggacacgttctATGCATATGCGGTATATAATATCATCGAGCATTCCGTGCATTCGTATTACATCGTCCGATATATGTCGGTATCTGGAGACATTACGTATGTTCGTAGTTTGTTCGTTATATGATACAATCGAATATTCCGTATGTTCggcattccgtccgatatatgatttTATCGAATATTACGTACATTACGTACTccgtcgacgtgtgacatcacccgtGCGTTCTGTATTTTttgtacctcttcggacatgcgatcggtgattgcaaaataagcatttttggtATACTGGttgattcatttattttctgtacactTTTTAGTATATGAAACAGGTATGTATGAATTAAATGCTAAGCCGAGTAACGTATGTACCGATAGTTTTGTCCGTTTCGATTGTAGTTTTGTTTctacgtattgcatgccttacgtactcggtacatattccgtactcgacccccctttcttcggggatcgtttcatgccgcgcagtactcccGGACGCACCTTgggaagttattatagaagatgttccggcggagatggcaagctccaaaTTTCCCCGGAATCtttcgccgagtcgagtttgtccgttatgatttacggatacgtatttagagactttgcgagacggcgtcgtgggtgttggttgtcggaaTTTGTAAGCGGCCCATGCCGATACGTTATATGTGTTGGTTCTGTTTGACTACAgagtttatgtaatttgaaagcaacgaaaatagttatttctgaaagttgtattttgtattttatctttattaggaaaaaaattTATCTGCGTAATAaaagtctgtgggttcgctcggctccggatgtagggtcgggtgcccatcacaccctagtaaggtcggggtgtgacagctaataagaggtggaacaggtatgtaaagcctatcctttctttcttttggcatgtcctagatgtaagtatgatacgatacgagccttggggtaactctactcttaagatccgagcatgtctacgattcttattcacttcttgatatcctCGCTCTTAATGTTGTCGAGCTATttccctcgagtcttttgtatgtctggataatgaatgttgcataaagagttttattcctaaagtgttctataacgtataatgtccctaactttcatatatggtctcggattgctatgatatgttcgtagagaattctataatgaataatgccgtaactttcataggcgggctcggattggcttgatatatgtttatgatcctCGTGACgctatgtgacatatttcgtaatgatatttcaagagtctaagtgcgactatcgtttgatagtcgagcgttgatttgtctgcttacctatcgagtcttaaaagatgatttatgtgcatacggtttctcactactctgctcgtgcgagctgttgttacatctttcaccgagtcccgggccgggtatgtattcgtgcacgagttcattgcattgttcataggagtccctcattagagggctggctacggtatatatatgatgatgtgatgatggcgccggcccACGGGATGGGCGAGTATGATGTACACGTGATGGAGACGGGATCTCtcctcaccgagtccctcactagagggccgggtacggtatatatgtgattacttcaccgagtccctcactagagggccgggtacggtatatatatatatgatgatgcgatgattctattcaccgagtccctcactagagggtcgggtacggtatatgtatatatgatgatatgatgacatgatgatacgatgattttatttaccgagtccgttacgggagggccgggacacgttatatatgcatatgtacaagatgattattcacttatgtttctgagtcccataatgaattggatatgatattgacatgcatggtttatgttccaaaggcaagccttgtggttttctggttcggtactattttttttatactctttacttcagtacgATTCTATTTACTGTAttccgtgctttacatactcagtacatattccgcgaCCGACCCactcttcggggctgcgtttcgtgccacgcggtgtatatatatagtaggatattagtagaagatgttcgcccggattggcgagctccatttcctcccgtagtgctgccgagtcagagtatctatgttatggtatcttgagttatgttagagactttgcagacagagtcacgtatgtaacaagtcagtcttgtaagtggctctgtaagccgatgtatcattatgcattatattacagatttcatatgtttaccgattttacttgaattgagaaagacgaaaagcgtgttgttctttgaaaagctttcattatgcactcatttcctaatttaagagtccagtaagattatgagtataatgagagtcagcgggttcactcggccctaagtaagggtcgggtgcccatcatgccctatcaagttggggtgtgacaaatttgGTGAAGTTTGAACATTGAAATAAATACTACATCGAGTTATACAATATCAAATGCGGAAAGAAATTAACAATAAGAAATTAAATGATAGCTAGATAGACACAAGAATGGGAAAAATGAGAGCACAGGCTGTATTAAAATCAATACCTTCAACTATGGAATCTAAACAAGCACCTAAACCATAAGATAAACCTCAAGGGAATTAGACTCCCAAGCAATTCACTTTTATAAATAAAGGTTCAATCAATGGCTTCAACAAGAACTCAAACTATCTCAAGAGAATAACAACGgtattcaacataatctaaaggGTTAAATGACCTAAGCTAGCTATGTATAGTTTAGGATAGATTATTACAAGACGGCCCAAAATTTACACTTtccatttttgcaaaaataaccaAAGTCGGTTGTCTGTCATCCTCTGCGGCTCAGGTGCGGCTCGCAGGGCCCACCTGTATCTCGCGAGTGGTGTCTTTTTCACCTTCCTTCGCTACTTCGTCTTTCCACGTAATATTCAACACTTGGGACCCCTAGGAAGGCATCCTCAAGCACATCCATCTTTATGAACATCCCTTGTAAAGCTTGAAGGTCTCAGGCTTGGCTCCTCGTAAACAACCTTGATTCAACTTGGATTgatcattctccccttcttgaagagaatttttCCTCAAATTTAAGGGATCGCCATCATGAACATCAAAAGGAGAAAGATCACAAACGTTGAAGGTATTGTGACTTGATATTCCGGAGGGAGCTCTATTTTGTATGCATTGTCATTGAGCCTCTCAAGTACTTCAAACGGACCATCTTCCCTTGGCATCAACTTGGTCTTCATCTTGTTTGGGAACCTTCCCTTCCAGAAGTATAACCAAACCCAATCTCTTGGTTTAAGCACAACTCTCTTTCACCTCTTGTTTGCCCTTTTGGCGATGTCTTGATTCTTCTTCTCATAGTGAAGTATCACCTTCTCATTCAATTTCTTTATGAATTCGGCCCTTTTGTTTCCATCTAAACTCAAAACAACATTTGAGACAAAATGTGAGATCTAGAGGGGTTAGTCGGTTAAAACCATAAACAAACTCAAAGGGAGACATGCCAATAGTACTATGAATGACttgattatatgaaaattcaaCTAAAGGCAATTGGTCTTCTCAATATGTTAAATTCCCTTTGACCATGGCCCTAAACATAGAACCCAAAGTCATATCCACAACTTTTGTTTGGCCATCGATTTGGGGGTGACAAGAAGTAGAAAACAACAATCTTGTTCCAAGTTGCCCCCACAATTCCttccaaaagtggctaaggaaCTTAGAGTCCCGATGACAAACAATGGTCTTGGAAATACCATGCAATTTGACTACATTCTCAACAAACAAAGATGCAACATACGAGGCTTCATCACATTTATGACACGCAATAAAATGAGCCATCTTTGAGAatcgatcaacaacaacaaaaatgctATCTTTTTTAGTCCTTGGAAAACCCAACACAAGATCCATAGAAATGTCAAGCCAATGACTTTGAGGGATGGGGGGAGGGGTATAACATCCATGGGGAAGGAGCTTAGATCTAGCACTTCTACATTCAACACATTGACCACAAATTTTAGCAACATCATTATGCATTTTAGGCCAATGAAATTTTTCTTCAAGGATCCCCATAGTTTTGTCAATTCCAAAATGACCCATTAAACCCCCATTGTGTGCCTCCCTCAGAAAAACTTCCCTTCAAGAGCTCATAGGCACACAAAGTCTCTTGTCCATAAATAAGAAACCGTTAAATTTATAATAAGGAGTAGAAGATCTATCCCTAAGTCACCTTTCCCTTTTCCATTCTTCACAATCTAGAAAGATTTTTGCAAAGATTAGGTCTGTGGGATAAAATGTCTTTACTTTCAAACCCCATCAATTTAGAAGACAAAGTattaatcaaaacatacatattttcttttccctttttgtattgAATTAAATAAGGGaaagtttcaagaaattcaaCCCATTTGGCATGCCTTTTGTTCAACGTTCCTTGGGCCCTAATGTGTTTCAATGACTCATGATCGGTCTAAATGACAAACTCTTTTGGCCACGAATAATATTTCCAATTACACAATGCtctagtcaaaccatacaattcaAGATCATAAGTGGAATAGTTCAAAGACGCACCTTTAAGCTTTTCACTAAAATAGGCAATGGGTTTTTGGTCTTGCATAAGAATGCCACTGATACTTACTTGCTAGTATCATATGCAATTTCAAacattttctcaaaattgggtAATTGCAACAATGGTGCGGAGCTAAGCATAGCTTTCAAAGTCTCAAAAGCCTTTCCTTGCTCCTCACCCCAAGAAAAAGGTTTACGCTTTCGGATTACCTCGGTCAAGGAAGCGGCTATGGTGCTAAATCCCTTAATAAACTGCCTATAGAAACTAGCCAATCCATGAAAGCTTCTCATATCACCGATAGATTTAGGAGTTGGCCAATTATTAATAGCGTGTATTTTGGATTCATCTATCTCAACGCCCCTTGAGCTCACAACAAAACGCAAGAAAATAACTTCATCAACACAAAAAGGGCTTTTTGCCACATTGGCATAGAGTTGTTTTTGCCTGagcacttcaaacacacatttcaaatGATCAACATCCTCATTCATGGTCTTACTTTAcacaaaaatatcatcaaagtaaacaacGACGAGTTTGCTAATAAAAGGTTTcatcacatgattcatcaaatGTATGAAAGTACTGGGAGCGTTAGTGAGAACAAAAGGCATCACCAACCATTCACATGGACCAAATtttgtcttgaatgttgttttcCACTCATCTCTGGGATTCATACAAATTTGATGGTAACCTGATAGAATTCaacctaaggaaactctaagaattcaaaaatgtcaaaagaaaataaaaggaacttggaaaaattgggaaagaagagatagaaggatagatactaGACCCAAAGGATATTAAATCTATGGGCAAAATTGGGTATATCAAACCCAATCCCTCCCAATTTGATTCAACCCTAAGAACTtaagtaatttgaattcaaagaaGGACTTAACTgattccacaaatgagcaacctaATATGAATTCAATGGAACTTGCAATTCAATGCACAACTAAGAAATTACACTTAGTCAATATTCAACCAAACAAACTTTCTATTAACTAAATCtctcaaaatataaattcacacaatattcaagctaagtcttccaaatggatgaaaagagCGATTTATACTAATTcctattacaccaaaaggccctaaagtggctcttttgcaaaaatacccacatgggtcttcaattgcatccaaagcctcatatcttgcaattatgacctccaattgccattctacctcataacttgcaagtatgacctccaattgcaatcttagccccatagttgcacttttagccattttgcgcttccccactttgcaactcttccaatgccaactcccaaacgttGTAAATCCGCGAAGTCTTTCGTCCAATCTCCTCCAggcatcctttttcatgaacaaggcttgtaactcttgaagttctcttgcttgacttcgagtgaaaggccttgtgcttgttgggttcatatcatcctccccttcttggagaagattcgtcctcgaatctaaggGCATACCTTGGGGCCGAGTTTTGGACTTGGCTTGCTTGCATTCCAAACATTGACCACATAGCTTTTCAACATCATGTCGCATCTTGGGCCAATAGAATTGCTCTCCCAAAATGTCAAGTGTCTTGGCCACTCCAAAATGGCCCATCATTCCACCACTATGTGCTTCCTTGATGAACAAATCTCTCCATGAGCTCATTGGGACACAAACTCTACCATCCTTGAATAGGAACCCATCAACAAGTTGGAACCTATCAACCCTCCTCCATTGGGTCAACTCCTCATAAATCGCCTTAAAGTTGGGATCTTGAGAATAGAATCCCTTAAGGCTTTCAAATCCCATCATTCTAGAAGTCAAAGTGTTTAGCAAGACATACCTTCTAGATAATGCATCCGCCACCACATTTTCCTTCCCTTTTTTGTAATGGATCACATAAGGGAAAGATTCAATCAATTCTACCCATTTTGCATGtctcttgttgagcttggattgGCTCTTCAAATGTTTTTTAAGGATTCATGATTTGATCGTATCACAAACTCCTTatgccacaaataatgttgctaatgggTCAAGACCCTCACAAGTGCAAACAACTCCTTGTCATAAGTTATCACGCcccaaaccatggcctgggcgtaacacgacactcgggctttgcttgcatgtgtccgagcgaacctcatggcttgcttgtcaacatgggcatcaaaataatataatctatatgatgcaatttaaatgaatcatgaaaatgtaatttgcggaataaagtcttgatattatctcatagcatgaaaaattcatgaaaacgtaatagtctgcaaacatgaaagcataactcGACTCGTGAACTAatatctgtctatgaaacctctaaaacatgtctgaatactaactaccaggacatggccctggactaccataaacTGAATACTAATGtagactccatgttgaaccccgagaggagtggggctcaccaataagctgataactGAGGTGATCCTACTGCACAGGTGTATGCTCCTGAAAATCGGTATTTGCACCGTGAAGTgcagggacgttagtacatggtgaatagtactagtatgtaaaacctgctgaaatgaagaacatggcacaacgt
Above is a window of Lycium ferocissimum isolate CSIRO_LF1 unplaced genomic scaffold, AGI_CSIRO_Lferr_CH_V1 ctg9253, whole genome shotgun sequence DNA encoding:
- the LOC132046067 gene encoding uncharacterized mitochondrial protein AtMg00860-like, with the translated sequence MNEDVDHLKCVFEVLRQKQLYANVAKSPFCVDEVIFLRFVVSSRGVEIDESKIHAINNWPTPKSIGDMRSFHGLASFYRQFIKGFSTIAASLTEVIRKRKPFSWGEEQGKAFETLKAMLSSAPLLQLPNFEKMFEIAYDTS